From the Candida dubliniensis CD36 chromosome 2, complete sequence genome, the window GAATTTTAATGCTCAAAACTTTATTGATTCTGAAGACTACAAAGGGATTAATTTGGGATTAGCATTTTCTGGAGGAAGTTATCGGGCCATGCTTAATGGTGCAGGTCAAATAATGGCATTAGATTCAAGATCATCTCTGGCAGGCTCTTTAGGTGGTATCTTACAGAGTGCAAATTATATTGGTGGATTATCTGGCAGTTCTTGGTTGCTTGGCTCATTGGCAATGCAAGGATGGCCAACAGTGGAAGAAgttgtttttgaaaaccCAAATGATTTATGGAACTTGACTGTTTCTAGGCAATTGGTCAATCAAACTGGATTATGGACTATTGTGTTTCCAGTTGTGTTTGACAATTTGAATAGTGCATTAAGCCATATGAATTTCTGGGACAATGATTCCAATGGtgttaaatttgatttggaagCCAAGGAAAAAGCAGGATTTCAAACTTCCTTGACCGATGCATGGGCAAGAGGTTTAGCTCATCAATTGTTTCCAAAGGGTAACGACAATTATGATAGTGGTGCTACTTGGAGTGATATCAGAGACATTGACGCATTTGCCAACCATGATATGCCTTTCCCCTTTGTCACAGGGTTAGGAAGACGTCCAGGTACAACTGTctataatttgaattctaCGGTTATTGAAATGAACCcatttgaatttggttCTTTTGATCCTTCATTGAATACGTTCACTGATATAAAGTATTTAGGTACCAATGTGAGTAATGGTGTTCCTGTTGATTCATGTATTAATggatttgataattctgGTTTCATAGTTGGGTCCTCATCTTCCTTgtttaatcaattcttaAATACTTTGGTTTGTGACGATTGCAATTCCTTGAATTTTGCAATCAAATGGTTACTCAAGAAATTCTTAACATATTTATCCAACTCCCATGAAGATGTAGCTCTTTACACACCAAATCCATTTTACAATTCTCAATATGCCAAATCAGAAAATATCACTACCAACAACACACTATATGTTATAGATGGAGGTATTGGTGGCGAAGTCATCCCATTGTCTACCTTAATGGTTAAAGAAAGAGCTTTGGATATTGTGTTTGCTTTTGATAACGATGTCAACACTGAGACAAGTTGGCCAGATGGATCAGCATTAATTTCAAGTTACGAACGTCAATTTGCCCAGCAAGGGTCTTCCAATCTTTGTCCTTATGTCCCTGATTCAAACACATTTTTGGCTAAAGGGTTAACGGCAAAACCAACTTTTTTTGGATGTGACGCTAAGAATCTAACCACATTAGAGAAAGACGGAGTTATTCCTCCATTAGTGGTCTATTTTGCAAATAGACCATACGAGTATTATTCAAATGTCAGTACATATGATTTGACATTTACTGACGAACAGAAAAAGGGTCTCGTCAAAAATGGATTTGATGTTGCCACCAGATTAAATGGAACAATTGATCCTGAATTCAAAAGCTGTATTGCTTGCGCACTCATTagaagagaagaagaaaggcGTGGTATTGAACAACTGGACCAATGTAAGAAATGCTTTGAGAATTATTGTTGGGATGGTACTTATGCTAGTGGACCTTCAGAAAATTATGTGAATTTTACTGATTCAAGCTTAACTAATGACAGCACAGTCTTTTATGGTGACGCCAATTCTAAGGTTTCTTCATCAAGTGGTGGATTGTTTGGTTTCTTGAAAAGAGATACTCAAAATGTTGAAGAATTTACAGGTGTCATACTTGAAAGTAACTCTGATGGCTTAAGattttccaaatatttAACAATTGCATCATTATTTGCCACATATTTGGTAATTATGTgagacaaaaaaataataccaCTATTAATGAACAATTCCATTAAAAATATACGTTATAACCGTAAAGAGTTCTGCAAAAGAAAGCCTCGTAGATTTCAAAGAAACTAAGGCTAAACATTCTTCATAGTAAGTAATAGTCATAcaaatttttataaatGGATACACAGCTGAATGTCAGTTCTGTGAGAAGAAATTCATAGCCCCTTTATAGCCCCTATGATCATCCCTAAAGCTATCCACACTTAACAGAAAGGTACTCTTATTGTGATCCcaatcaaacaaacaaaagagTACTCAACTTACAAAACAATCATTACAAGTTAAACTGCATCGTGTAGTATATAAGAAGAGTTAAACGTTGTGTATGTATGGTGCAAATTAGACCAATGAATGGGAATTCGTGCAAACTCGGATAAAATGGAATCAGttgctttttttctttttttcgttctcgcacacacacacacactcacatattattatgtgagtgttgattgtttgttgaatgaaaaaaagaaaagccAAGGCAACGCAACGCAAAAACCGAACATACTAACGGACAACCCAAACcattttggattttttttcctaAATTACTTatcaaaagaaacaaagtTTCCGAAAAGAGTTCATCATATACACACATTTGAAACATGTCGAAGCTTGTACGctcaattaaaaatgttGCTGGAGGATACTCCTCAGCTCAACGAGTTGTCAGAAATGCCACTTCCAACGACCCCACTGGACCTACTACGTTTGATATGGAGGAAATATCATCATTCACATACCAATCACAGACAGAATTCATGGAGGTTATGGATATGTTAGATCGTCGTCTCAATGATAAAGGCAAGAATTGGAGACATGTGGCTAAATCATTGACGGTATTGGATTATCTAGTTCGTTATGGATCAGACAAATGTGTGTTATGGGCCAAAGACAATCtttatattattaagaCATTAAGGGAATTTGTCCATTTTGATGAAACAAACAATGATCAAGGTGCAATTATTAGAGTTAAAGCTAAGGAATTGGTATCACTTTTAAGAGACGATGAGCGATTAAAACAAGAGCGTGCAAAtgcaaaaaagaatagaCGTTATAGAAgttatgatgatgatggtggcGACGACTTTGATTCTgacagaagaagaagaaatagagAAGATCGTCCAAGAAGAGACGAGCCTTACGATGCTGAGCTACAACGGGCATTAGAATTGTCAAGAATAACtgctgaagaagaacaaaatCGTAACAGAGAAGATGAAAACGATCCTGAATTGGAAGCAGCAATTAAGTTGTcattggaagaagaagaaatgagaaaacaaaataacaatttattggatttgaaTGATGAAACACcacagcagcaacaacctCAATATTATTTAGCAACCGGATTCTACCAGCAACAACCGCAGTTTTATGCCCAACAAACCCAGGCACAACCATTCCAACAATATGATAGGTTTGGTAACCCAATACAGAATCCAATGGAAACAGGATTATATAATCAACAGGCCTactatcaacaacaacagcaacagcaacaacaacagtttCAACCAAACCAGTTTACTGGTTTCAACTATGCTCAACCACAAGCTCAACCTGAACCTTTACAGTCATTAAAAACAGGATCCAATAATCCATTCGCCATATCTTCTGGGTCAGACAATACCAACAAGCCACCAACTCAATCGTTGAACTCTTTAGCCCAAgaacaacagcagcaacagcaacaaccaCAATTCTTTACCCAACCAACCACTGCCCCACTCAAGCAACAAAacacatcatcatcaaggTTTAATGAAACTcatgaattgaatgatttattgACACAAGGAACTGGATTAGATACGTTTGGTAACACTGGAGACACTAGAATCCCTCACCAACATACAAAGACAcaaaattttataaattcgAGTGGAACTGGATATAAACAAACTAATAATGAACCAATTAGATTAAGTTCCAATGCTACAGGTAATCCATTTCTTAATACTGGTATTGGATATCAAGGCGCTacacaacaaccacaacaacaacaagtagCACAAATCAATCCTGCTTATACTGGGTATGGATTTGGTAATGCTCAACcgcaaccacaaccacatcaacaacaatcccgtaatggtaatgatgGCCCAAGTTTAATAGATATTTAAACGAGTTCAATCAATCCAAAATAATTGCTTTTTAGAGTGATGTTATATTGGTAAAAGGTATAATTACATCTATgtatcattttttttttttttatagttttcttttttcaatttgaagTTTAATGTtacttatatatatatatatatatatttcttttgtatTCAGCAGTCATTGAATGTGAATGTTAAATTTTACCTTTTCGGTGAGTATTATTATGTACATTAGATATTCCGATATAACtagataaataaaaatgcaTATTATCAGTATTTAGCTTAACTCCTCTGGACCATCAAtcatatttgaaatttcttAATATCTTGTAATTCcattttgaatattgatttaacaCACCAATCCCATTCTAAAATTATTCCTGAtctaattgattttttaaaactattagtcaatttattatcttttgTCTTATtaacaatcaaaattatttttttatcacCACCGTTATAATCAgtttcaattaatgatttattcaaattaattgaagttttaatttctttataatGGTTCATTCCATGATCTTTCAATATACGAGAAATAACATCAATTCCACCATTCAAATTACtagataaattgaaattcatCCCCAGGAATAATTTACCCTTTTTATCATGAGAAAGTAATTTCGTTATACCATTAATTTTCACACTTGTTGGATATCCCAATTCcaaatttgtatttttattgattttatctaaggaataatcatcaattctATATTCCTTAAGAACGTTTTCTCCTTTTGATATATGATTAATTACATTGACCAAATAATCTGGATgaataattttatcaacttTACTAAGGCTtcttaaaaatttttcagtACGTAATATTTTGGGCGCAATCACTGTATTGAGTAAAGAACTTTTATCCACATCATTAACTATTTTGATACCTATGGCTTgtaatttttgtaaatcagatttattcaattctatAATTTGTTCACAACCCGTCATTATTGCAATAATGTGGTAATGTGTAGGTTTCTTGGCTTTCAGAATTCCAGATTGACTCAGTTCTTTAGTTTCATCAAGATTTTCTacttcctcttcttcttcttcttcttcatcatcctCCCCCTCCTCCTTGTCGGTATGCTTCCTTTTTTTCAGAGGCGTCAATGATCCTTCCAACTGATCCATATAACTTTTCATTTTACGACTACTCTTTGCCATCTCTTGATAAGCGATTAAATCAGACATATTGTCGTGAAGTTTGGCAGCTGCTTTTTTAGCAGCCGATCGTCCTCCGTATCTCGAGGAAAAATTATTCGTCGCTGTTGCTACTATTGGCGATGTTAAAGGTTCTGGGGAGAATTCTTTCTGTGCTGGCagcaatttcaattctggAGTGGTTTCAGTGGTTGATTTTAAGGTCTTATTAGAAGTTACAGACATTGGGGATACCTGCTGTTTTGCTGGTTGCAGTGATGACGGAGTGACatcattcttttcttctacGTTCACAAGTTCAGATACTTGGGAATTGTCCAATTGTTGCttggtagtagtagtagcacCTCTTCGACTTTGGGTGGATTCATCTTCACTCATACTATCATCAATGTTTGCTGAACCGTCACTAGctgatttttcttcatcttcataCCATAGTTTCAAAACTTCTGCATCCAAATGTGCTCGTCCAACCCATGGTTCCAttccaattgaatcatcaccaaaatttttataCTTGTCAAGACCACTATCAACTTTTCGCCATTCAACGTAACAATCTTCCAACCACAAATGGTTTACAACTTTGATTTCCAGATTACCTTCGGAATCCACCCATTTGTTCAAAGCAGCATCAAATTTTCTACCTTCAGCCTTCCCACACACAAGataatcattttctttagttAAGGTTTTGGTAAAAACACCTCCCATTGTAGTGATTAGCTTGCTCAAATAGGACCGAGCTTCTCCGCTGTAATTggtaattgaaatttttaacCCCTCCAAACCATTAAGAGGTGTTGCTGGTCGAGGATAATACAAGATATTTGAATGTAGAGGTAGTGTCCAACTCTTAGACAccaatataaaatataacCATTGTAGATTCCCGACAATGATTCTATTGCTGGCACAACTTTTTTTATAAGTATCACCTTGTCGAAATTTCCCCAAATAgatatcaatttcattaacaTCAAACTTTTTTTGGATCAGACCACCATGTCGTTCTATTACAAATTTTAATGCGTTAGACGACCGTTgagataaattgaaatcagaATTTATGTAaaactttttgtttttgaaaaattgcaATTCAGGATCAACTTCATTTTTTGGTAAGGAATCATTCAATACTTCTGGTAAAATCTCATTTTTCAACACATCATTCGATTCATCATGTAATATTTTTGCATCGGGCAACAAATAATCCTCCTCATTCAATCTTTTCCCCATTGTTATACAATGATCTATCCAATGAGGTAAAACAATTTTAATACTGGGTAAATCTCCATTATTACTATCATTGTCGTCATGAATAATACTCGATGCCAAAATCGATTTTTCGTTAGATATGTCCATAGCTATCAAATGGGTGGTATACTTGGTGATGTTATCCAAAAATCCTCCTCCAAATGCTTGGGCAGCTGCATAAATCAATTCCTTATCACCTGGAGGCAAGTTATCAGCACAACATATGAAACaatctttgaaaaaataagCTGGGTCGGGATTATAAGTTCTGATATTTTGCATTTTTTGATTACTAATTGAATCATAAACCCATGAAGGAGTCACTATAGGaatcattgattttataGCTAGTTCATGTTCAATAAAGTCAATTGTGTTGGATATTATGTGAGTTATTTTTGGTGGGTCCATATAGTTTTTGGAGTTGTCAAAGTCATCTTTGATATAAATGTTGGCAACATTATTTGCGAACAATAATTGAGATATATCTTTGTCCTGGGTCAATTGCTTAGACTTGATTATTAAGAAATTACAATTTTGAAACATGATTGAGTGGAATGTGTTGTTTGGATGAATTCATTAAAAGGAGTTACAATTTTAAATGGCAACCATCAAAAGTTTTGATATAGGGATTGCTAGAAAAGCAAActgtaaaaaaaagaatagaGGAAAGTTTTATAAATGTCAAAACAATGCGAAGAAACGTTTTAACACGCGACGcgtttgatattttttttttgctttccTAAATACTAGCGAAtagaaaaataatgaaaattctTCACCAGAGTAAAAGTCAGGAATgggttgcaaaaaaaactttCCCACCATCAATAACACGATTCTTAATTagtaatatatattgtGATAATTAATATACATATGCAAATTATAGGGTAAAGCACATACTCATACTCGTGTTCATCTTCTTCCatttcaacatttttatGCGTTGTAAAGCTAAGAACCTAGATCAGTAGTCATAAAACTTTACGcttcttctctttcttcGTCGTCATCTTCTAAAGTTAGCCTATGAGTCGACAATCgttcatcaaataaatctCTTCCAGCTGCTTGGAATTTCTTAGCCCAGTTTCGACAAAGAGTACTAGCTCTCATGAATTTTCTCATTGcatattttttaaagaattcATCATGTTCTATTGGAGCAATAAGATATTGAAACATTAATTCAATACATTCTCTCATATCACTGATTCTATACCCACCACTataatgaatcaaatttcCATTCCAAACAGGCAACTTGCCCAATATTAGTCTTGCTAAATACATGGCCAGTGCACAACACAAAGATGGTCTCATACCAATAAATTTGTAATCCACTATAGTGATTTCCAAAAGATATTTCCCTAGTGTTCTTGATTGAacatcataatcatcagCTTTTGAAATTCGTCTCAAGAAATTCATTGGATTAGgataattcaaatcaaagtCAAGAATTGTAAGCATATACTTTTCTGCCTGTACAACTTCTTCCGGAGTATATGAACCATCAGTGAAATATGCATAATTTTTAACCAGGGGAGAGAACACTTCTTCATATTTGGCTGCAGTGAATAAAGCTGCCGTAGCCAACAATTGTAATTTATCTATTTGAACCACTTCAACAGACATGAATCTATCCATTACATTGACCGCCAAAAAAAGTGATTCGGgcaataatttgaattttaaatGCATTTCAACAAGCCAATCAACCAATATCGATCTCATTCTTGGTTTTAACAAGGTTTGTTTAAAAAGATATTGCAGATCAGGTAACATTCGTGTTTCTAATTCGTAATAATATGAAAATATTTCGTTAACGTATTCACTAACCATTAATTGATCATCACTATCTTCTTCGTCTAAATCCTGCCattcataatcaattaaacgTGATTTCTTATGGTATGACTGACTTCTTTCCCCTATCTCAGGCTGTGATACTCTTAATTTCTCAACCAAATTAGTTGACGACTCTGTAGCTTGTCGTTTCTGTGGTAATCGAGATGGAACTGCCAAAGAAGCTAGTCTATTGGCGTCATTATTACTGCCACTGCCACTGCTACTGCTACTGCTACTGCTGgcattattgttgttatcaCTGGCAA encodes:
- a CDS encoding epsin, putative (Similar to S. cerevisiae ENT2;~In S. cerevisiae: Epsin-like protein required for endocytosis and actin patch assembly; contains clathrin-binding motif at C-terminus.); the encoded protein is MSKLVRSIKNVAGGYSSAQRVVRNATSNDPTGPTTFDMEEISSFTYQSQTEFMEVMDMLDRRLNDKGKNWRHVAKSLTVLDYLVRYGSDKCVLWAKDNLYIIKTLREFVHFDETNNDQGAIIRVKAKELVSLLRDDERLKQERANAKKNRRYRSYDDDGGDDFDSDRRRRNREDRPRRDEPYDAELQRALELSRITAEEEQNRNREDENDPELEAAIKLSLEEEEMRKQNNNLLDLNDETPQQQQPQYYLATGFYQQQPQFYAQQTQAQPFQQYDRFGNPIQNPMETGLYNQQAYYQQQQQQQQQQFQPNQFTGFNYAQPQAQPEPLQSLKTGSNNPFAISSGSDNTNKPPTQSLNSLAQEQQQQQQQPQFFTQPTTAPLKQQNTSSSRFNETHELNDLLTQGTGLDTFGNTGDTRIPHQHTKTQNFINSSGTGYKQTNNEPIRLSSNATGNPFLNTGIGYQGATQQPQQQQVAQINPAYTGYGFGNAQPQPQPHQQQSRNGNDGPSLIDI
- the CYB1 gene encoding G2/mitotic-specific cyclin, putative (In C. albicans: B-type mitotic cyclin (cyclin-dependent protein kinase regulatory subunit); essential; required for wild-type mitotic exit; role in cell polarization; interacts with catalytic subunit Cdk1p.;~In S. cerevisiae: B-type cyclin involved in cell cycle progression; activates Cdc28p to promote the transition from G2 to M phase; accumulates during G2 and M, then targeted via a destruction box motif for ubiquitin-mediated degradation by the proteasome.) — translated: MPQVTKTNNENEFRLTRSKAQHQESITTNKNTTISNPQHEQPSQQQVSSPPHISVTSSEGVSHVNTRQYLGDVSNQYITNTKPATKRKPLGGDNAPLQKQQHRPSRPIPIASDNNNNASSSSSSSSGSGSNNDANRLASLAVPSRLPQKRQATESSTNLVEKLRVSQPEIGERSQSYHKKSRLIDYEWQDLDEEDSDDQLMVSEYVNEIFSYYYELETRMLPDSQYLFKQTLLKPRMRSILVDWLVEMHLKFKLLPESLFLAVNVMDRFMSVEVVQIDKLQLLATAALFTAAKYEEVFSPSVKNYAYFTDGSYTPEEVVQAEKYMLTILDFDLNYPNPMNFLRRISKADDYDVQSRTLGKYLLEITIVDYKFIGMRPSLCCASAMYLARLILGKLPVWNGNLIHYSGGYRISDMRECIELMFQYLIAPIEHDEFFKKYAMRKFMRASTLCRNWAKKFQAAGRDLFDERLSTHRLTLEDDDEEREEA
- a CDS encoding lysophospholipase precursor, putative (Signal peptide predicted by SignalP 2.0 HMM (Signal peptide probability 1.000, signal anchor probability 0.000) with cleavage site probability 0.661 between residues 17 and 18;~GPI-Anchor Signal predicted by DGPI v2.04 with cleavage site probability 0.15599999 near 663;~Similar to S. cerevisiae PLB3;~In S. cerevisiae: phospholipase B (lysophospholipase) involved in phospholipid metabolism; hydrolyzes phosphatidylinositol and phosphatidylserine and displays transacylase activity in vitro.); this encodes MNLLIYLLLLSVSLVLGSSPSGGYAPGIVQCPINSNSSVNTSSFIREADSISDLEKQWIKQRQSKVNTALIEFLKSANLSNFNAQNFIDSEDYKGINLGLAFSGGSYRAMLNGAGQIMALDSRSSSAGSLGGILQSANYIGGLSGSSWLLGSLAMQGWPTVEEVVFENPNDLWNLTVSRQLVNQTGLWTIVFPVVFDNLNSALSHMNFWDNDSNGVKFDLEAKEKAGFQTSLTDAWARGLAHQLFPKGNDNYDSGATWSDIRDIDAFANHDMPFPFVTGLGRRPGTTVYNLNSTVIEMNPFEFGSFDPSLNTFTDIKYLGTNVSNGVPVDSCINGFDNSGFIVGSSSSLFNQFLNTLVCDDCNSLNFAIKWLLKKFLTYLSNSHEDVALYTPNPFYNSQYAKSENITTNNTLYVIDGGIGGEVIPLSTLMVKERALDIVFAFDNDVNTETSWPDGSALISSYERQFAQQGSSNLCPYVPDSNTFLAKGLTAKPTFFGCDAKNLTTLEKDGVIPPLVVYFANRPYEYYSNVSTYDLTFTDEQKKGLVKNGFDVATRLNGTIDPEFKSCIACALIRREEERRGIEQSDQCKKCFENYCWDGTYASGPSENYVNFTDSSLTNDSTVFYGDANSKVSSSSGGLFGFLKRDTQNVEEFTGVILESNSDGLRFSKYLTIASLFATYLVIM
- a CDS encoding DNA repair protein, putative (Similar to S. cerevisiae RTT107;~In S. cerevisiae: Protein implicated in Mms22-dependent DNA repair during S phase, DNA damage induces phosphorylation by Mec1p at one or more SQ/TQ motifs; interacts with Mms22p and Slx4p; has four BRCT domains; has a role in regulation of Ty1 transposition.;~In C. albicans: protein similar to S. cerevisiae Esc4p, which represses transposition; transposon mutation affects filamentous growth.), translated to MFQNCNFLIIKSKQLTQDKDISQLLFANNVANIYIKDDFDNSKNYMDPPKITHIISNTIDFIEHELAIKSMIPIVTPSWVYDSISNQKMQNIRTYNPDPAYFFKDCFICCADNLPPGDKELIYAAAQAFGGGFLDNITKYTTHLIAMDISNEKSILASSIIHDDNDSNNGDLPSIKIVLPHWIDHCITMGKRLNEEDYLLPDAKILHDESNDVLKNEILPEVLNDSLPKNEVDPELQFFKNKKFYINSDFNLSQRSSNALKFVIERHGGSIQKKFDVNEIDIYLGKFRQGDTYKKSCASNRIIVGNLQWLYFILVSKSWTLPLHSNILYYPRPATPLNGLEGLKISITNYSGEARSYLSKLITTMGGVFTKTLTKENDYLVCGKAEGRKFDAALNKWVDSEGNSEIKVVNHLWLEDCYVEWRKVDSGLDKYKNFGDDSIGMEPWVGRAHLDAEVLKLWYEDEEKSASDGSANIDDSMSEDESTQSRRGATTTTKQQLDNSQVSELVNVEEKNDVTPSSSQPAKQQVSPMSVTSNKTLKSTTETTPELKLSPAQKEFSPEPLTSPIVATATNNFSSRYGGRSAAKKAAAKLHDNMSDLIAYQEMAKSSRKMKSYMDQLEGSLTPSKKRKHTDKEEGEDDEEEEEEEEVENLDETKESSQSGISKAKKPTHYHIIAIMTGCEQIIELNKSDLQKLQAIGIKIVNDVDKSSLLNTVIAPKILRTEKFLRSLSKVDKIIHPDYLVNVINHISKGENVLKEYRIDDYSLDKINKNTNLELGYPTSVKINGITKLLSHDKKGKLFSGMNFNLSSNLNGGIDVISRILKDHGMNHYKEIKTSINLNKSLIETDYNGGDKKIILIVNKTKDNKLTNSFKKSIRSGIILEWDWCVKSIFKMELQDIKKFQI